Proteins encoded together in one Rana temporaria chromosome 6, aRanTem1.1, whole genome shotgun sequence window:
- the SPP2 gene encoding secreted phosphoprotein 24 — protein sequence MCSVRYNNPTQSPVRMKMIQFGILLGIFPFCLGFPTLNARQEALSRALDASLDQLNSQSWGRNLLKLSHTGVTKIKPLQQMRYQRDDEVFEVNLKFSVRETTCDKDTTIDPTKCEFSAEPYMETPCESQVMVSRKKALVVKARCNLYTTSSSESHSSEEKFLTIPRSPHGRIRSNPERFPAQWDPFGKKNQMINPRWEEEDRTSDHFLLE from the exons ATGTGCTCTGTACGGTACAACAATCCCACTCAATCTCCTGTTAGGATGAAGATGATCCAGTTTGGCATTCTccttgggatttttcccttctgttTAG GATTTCCAACACTTAATGCCAGACAAGAAGCCCTTAGCAGAGCACTAGATGCATCTCTTGATCAGCTGAATAGTCAATCCTGGGGGAGGAACCTATTGAAGCTGTCACATACTGGAGTGACAAAGATAAAGCCCTTACAACAG ATGAGATATCAAAGAGATGATGAAGTGTTTgaagtaaatttaaaatttagtGTGAGAGAAACCACCTGTGATAAGGATACAACCATTGACCCCACAAAGTGTGAATTCAGTGCTGAACCATACATG GAAACACCGTGTGAAAGTCAAGTAATGGTATCTCGTAAAAAAGCTTTAGTTGTAAAAGCCCGTTGCAACCTCTACACCACCTCCTCATCTGAATCTCACAGCAGCGAGGAG AAATTCTTGACAATTCCCAGATCACCTCATGGAAGGATAAGGAGTAATCCAG AGAGGTTTCCAGCCCAATGGGATCCATTTGGAAAGAAGAATCAGATGATAAACCCACGCTGGGAGGAGGAAGATAGGACTTCAGACCATTTTCTCCTCGAATAG